The Bacteroidales bacterium nucleotide sequence TACTTTAAACTTTTTCTGTTATCTTTGTAAAAGAAAAAAAACACCACCATGAATCAACAAGTAAATATAGAAACTGCAAAAGAATTAGGTATTTTACCCGAAGAGTTTGAAATGATAAAAAAAGTTTTAGGTAGAGTTCCAAACTTTACTGAATTAAGTATATATTCTGTAATGTGGTCAGAACATGCATCCTATAAGAACTCTATAAAATGGTTAAAAACATTACCTCGTAAGGGCGAGTATTTATTAGCTGAAGCAGGAAGCGAAAATGCAGGCTTGGTAAATTTAGGTAATGGCTTGGCTTGTGCTTTTAAAATAGAATCACATAATCATCCATCGGCTGTTGAACCCTATCAGGGAGCAGCAACTGGAGTAGGTGGCATCAATCGTGATATTTTTACAATGGGAGCTCGACCCATTGCTCAATTAAACTCTTTGCGTTTTGGAAACTTAAAACTTGATCGAACCAAATGGTTGTTAAAAGGAGTAGTAAAAGGAATTGGCGATTATGGAAATTCTTTTGGCGTGCCCGTAGTTGGAGGCGAAGTATATTTTGATGAATGCTACAATTACAATCCATTAGTAAATGCCATGTCGGTTGGTATTGTTGAAACTAATAAAATTATATCGGCAACAGCCAAAGGCGTAGGAAACCCTGTATACATTGTTGGCTCTTCTACAGGTAAAGATGGGATACACGGTGCTACTTTTGCAAGTGCTGATTTGCATGAGAAATCTGCTGACGATATTCCAAGTGTACAAGTTGGCGACCCCTTTATGGAAAAACTTTTATTAGAAGCCACACTCGAACTTAATGAAAATGGTTTAATTGTTGGTATGCAAGACATGGGCGCTGCTGGTATTATTTGCTCCACATCGGAAATGTCGGCTCGTGGTAAGTGTGGTATGAAAATAGATCTATCTAAAGTGCCACTTCGTCAACAAAATATGGAACCATGGGAAATACTTCTTTCAGAATCGCAAGAACGAATGTTAGTTGTTGTTGAAAAGGGCAACGAAGCTAAAGTAGAGCAAATACTTCAAAAATGGGATTTACATTATGCTATTATTGGTGAGGTAATTGATGAAGATAAATTGTATTTTTATTTCAATAACCAACTAGTGGCAGAAGTACCAGCAGAATCGCTTGTTCTAGGAGGTGGCGCCCCGGTATATGATAGAGCGTACAAAGAACCAGATTACTTAAAACAATTAAGTAGTTTTAATATTGATGATATTGATATACCAGAAAATTTAGTTGAAGTGGCTAAACAAATAACTCAAATTCCTACTATAGCTTCAAAACGCTGGATATACGAACAATACGATACCATGGTTAGGACCGTAAATATGACGACTAACTTACCTGCTGATGCTGGAATCGTTAATATTAAAGGTACCAATATCGCATTGACATTGACGGTTGATTGTAACTCTCGATATGTATATGCTAATCCGCAAGAGGGAACGGCTATGGCAGTGGCCGAAGCTGCCCGAAATATTGTATGCGCTGGTGGAAAACCTATCGCTATTACAAATTGTTTAAACTTTGGTAATCCTTATAATCCCGAAGTATATTGGCAATTTGTCGAAGCTATCAAAGGAATGTCTAAAGCTTGTAAAAAGTTTGAAACTCCCGTTACAGGTGGAAATGTTAGTTTCTATAATCAAACTGCTATCGACGGTAAAATAGAACCCATATTCCCAACTCCGGTTATTGGTATGCTGGGAGTTATGGATAAGAAAAACCAGATGTCGTTAGCATTTGAGCGTAAAGGCGATATGATATACCTAATAGGCCCTTCGAAAAACGATATTGCATCGTCGCAATATTTAATTCATTATCATGGAGTAGAAAAATCGCCTGCACCTTATTTTGACATTGAAGAAGAATATAAGTTGCAACAAATTATAATGGAATTAATTGAACATAGAATGATATGTTCGGCTCACGATGTTTCAGAAGGAGGATTATTTATTACATTACTTGAATCGTCTATTCCCAATCAATTAGGTTTTGATATAACTACAGATAGCGAAATTCGCGAAGATGCCTTTTTATTTGGTGAAAGTCAAAGCAGGGTAGTCGTATCGGTTTGTCCATCGCGTGAAGATGCTTTTATCGATTTTATGGTAAAACAAAATTTCCCCTTTATCACTCTTGGGCATGTTACAAAAGGTGAATTGCGTATTGACGATGTATCGTACGGATTTATCAAAGATTATACACAATTATATAATAATGCAATTGAGAAAATCATGAACGCATAGCCATGATGCTCGATAAATCGAACGAAAAAATTGGAGCTATGTTTGATAATATAGCCCCAACTTACGATACGCTGAATCATATCTTATCATTTAATGCAGATAAAAAATGGCGAAAAAAAGCAGTAGATGAGCTATTGTCTAATAGACCTACTACAATATTAGATGTAGCAACTGGTACAGGCGATATGATTATAGAAATAGCTAACAGAGGCAATTTTAACATAATAGGAATTGATATATCTACGAAGATGCTAGCCATAGCAAAAGAAAAACATCAATTTTTACAATTAAAGAATATACAATATATAGAATCGGCTGCTGAATCAATTCCTATTAGCGATGCTTATTTTGATGCAGCAAGTGTCGCTTTTGGCGTTCGAAATTTTGAAAATTTACCCAAAGGATTAGCCGAAATTTATCGAGTGTTGCGTGTTGGTGGAGTATTGGTTGTATTGGAGTTTATTAAGCCCAATAACAAATTAACACGTGTCTTTTTGAGGTGGTATTTAAAATATATATTGCCTTTTATAGCTTATCTTATTTCAAAAAATCGCGATGCTTATAAATATTTAGCACAGAGTATCGATGAGTTTTATACTAAAGACAATTTTCAGCAAATATGCCAACATGCTGGTTTTAAAATTTTAAAAACAAAAGTATTGTTTATGGGTTTAGTTGCTATTTTTGTATTAAAAAAATAAAAAGATATTTTTCCCGTTATAGGAGCATGAAATTTAAATTATTACTCATATTATTTATATTTTGTTTAATACATATATCTGTTAAGTCGCAAAAAGAATCGACAGCACCTACTAATTTGCCCAAATATGATGTAATTCCATTGCATTTTGGCATGTCTTTAGGTTTTAATTATATGGATTTTACT carries:
- the purL gene encoding phosphoribosylformylglycinamidine synthase subunit PurL codes for the protein MNQQVNIETAKELGILPEEFEMIKKVLGRVPNFTELSIYSVMWSEHASYKNSIKWLKTLPRKGEYLLAEAGSENAGLVNLGNGLACAFKIESHNHPSAVEPYQGAATGVGGINRDIFTMGARPIAQLNSLRFGNLKLDRTKWLLKGVVKGIGDYGNSFGVPVVGGEVYFDECYNYNPLVNAMSVGIVETNKIISATAKGVGNPVYIVGSSTGKDGIHGATFASADLHEKSADDIPSVQVGDPFMEKLLLEATLELNENGLIVGMQDMGAAGIICSTSEMSARGKCGMKIDLSKVPLRQQNMEPWEILLSESQERMLVVVEKGNEAKVEQILQKWDLHYAIIGEVIDEDKLYFYFNNQLVAEVPAESLVLGGGAPVYDRAYKEPDYLKQLSSFNIDDIDIPENLVEVAKQITQIPTIASKRWIYEQYDTMVRTVNMTTNLPADAGIVNIKGTNIALTLTVDCNSRYVYANPQEGTAMAVAEAARNIVCAGGKPIAITNCLNFGNPYNPEVYWQFVEAIKGMSKACKKFETPVTGGNVSFYNQTAIDGKIEPIFPTPVIGMLGVMDKKNQMSLAFERKGDMIYLIGPSKNDIASSQYLIHYHGVEKSPAPYFDIEEEYKLQQIIMELIEHRMICSAHDVSEGGLFITLLESSIPNQLGFDITTDSEIREDAFLFGESQSRVVVSVCPSREDAFIDFMVKQNFPFITLGHVTKGELRIDDVSYGFIKDYTQLYNNAIEKIMNA
- the ubiE gene encoding bifunctional demethylmenaquinone methyltransferase/2-methoxy-6-polyprenyl-1,4-benzoquinol methylase UbiE, with translation MMLDKSNEKIGAMFDNIAPTYDTLNHILSFNADKKWRKKAVDELLSNRPTTILDVATGTGDMIIEIANRGNFNIIGIDISTKMLAIAKEKHQFLQLKNIQYIESAAESIPISDAYFDAASVAFGVRNFENLPKGLAEIYRVLRVGGVLVVLEFIKPNNKLTRVFLRWYLKYILPFIAYLISKNRDAYKYLAQSIDEFYTKDNFQQICQHAGFKILKTKVLFMGLVAIFVLKK